The following proteins are co-located in the Phragmites australis chromosome 10, lpPhrAust1.1, whole genome shotgun sequence genome:
- the LOC133930633 gene encoding chaperone protein dnaJ 1, mitochondrial-like isoform X3, giving the protein MQMLAKKYHQDTNKGNTAAKRMFQEIRDAYETLRDPSKREQYDMLFSRGSRGEFDGSSKDSFSGSNNQNRDPFTEFYRQNDGPFSSKFYKIFSEVFQHDVNMHGHDIEAEVNLSFREAANGCMKQVSFSAKNVCNSCDGRGYLANAKRYVCPSCKGLGRVTMYPFTSICNSCRGVGKVIKDYCLTCKGSGVVDGMKYVNVTIPAGIDSGDTIHVLEAGDSGGLGARPGSLYIKLKVASDPVFSRDGADIHVEKRISFTQAMLGGKVEVPTLDGKTEMKIPKGIQPGQVLVLRGKGLQNLAGYFGDQYVRFRIHFPSVVTEQQRALLEEFSVEEQNSYAKGNWWELVGENMTGQNFMIGVGILLLIHLILSKAVS; this is encoded by the exons atgcaaatg CTTGCAAAAAAGTACCATCAAGACACAAATAAAGGCAATACTGCTGCAAAAAGGATGTTTCAGGAAATAAGAGATGCATACGAG ACGTTACGGGATCCTTCAAAGAGAGAGCAATATGACATG CTATTTTCTAGAGGGTCAAGGGGGGAGTTTGATGGGTCCTCAAAGGATTCATTCTCAGGATCCAACAATCAGAACCGTGACCCTTTCACAGAATTCTACAGACAGAATGATGGTCCTTTCTCTagtaaattctataaaatattCTCTGAG GTTTTCCAGCATGACGTAAATATGCATGGACATGATATCGAG GCAGAGGTGAATCTATCTTTTAGAGAAGCTGCTAACGGATGCATGAAGCAAGTGTCCTTTAGTGCAAAAAACGTTTGCAattcatgtg ATGGGAGAGGTTACTTAGCAAATGCAAAGAGATATGTTTGTCCCTCATGTAAAGGTTTAGGAAGA GTCACTATGTACCCATTCACATCCATTTGTAATTCTTGCAGAGGTGTTGGGAAAGTAATTAAG GATTATTGCTTGACATGCAAAGGTTCAGGGGTGGTAGATGGTATGAAATATGTAAATGTGACTATTCCAGCAG GAATTGATTCTGGTGATACAATTCATGTTCTGGAAGCTGGAGATAGTGGTGGACTTGGTGCCCGACCTGGAAGCCTGTACATCAAACTTAAA GTAGCAAGTGATCCGGTGTTTTCTCGAGATGGTGCTGACATCCATGTAGAGAAAAGGATAAGCTTCACACAG GCAATGCTTGgcggaaaagttgaagtacCTACTTTAGATGGGAAAACAGAAATGAAG ATACCCAAAGGAATCCAACCAGGGCAAGTTCTTGTTTTAAGGGGAAAAG GATTGCAAAACCTGGCAGGATACTTTGGGGACCAATATGTCCGATTCCGAATCCATTTTCCCTC GGTGGTTACTGAACAGCAGCGTGCACTGTTGGAAGAATTTTCAGTAGAGGAACAGAACTCTTATGCAAAAGGAAACTG
- the LOC133930635 gene encoding RING-H2 finger protein ATL32-like → MPWPRHHAAPLLSALPLLLLLLLLAPAAAQPNPSRDKDNDGGRGGGYVPTQPPGFSTPMVVLLVVLIAAFFFVGFFSVYMRRCGRGGSSAGPAIPVAALLALSRRRQQQQGEQQRGLDPAVVASFPTMRYAEARELRVGGKDASLECAVCLSEFEDDEELQILPRCSHAFHPDCIGEWLAGHVTCPVCRCSLDPEEIAAAGASSSGEVAGEQQQEEDQVAIVVSRDGAEEDEERRREAMELERIGSQRRALRSRSGRPLVPRSHSTGHSLAARLDGDLERFTLRLPEHVRSRMIAAAGEESLRRTGARDGRGGGARSARLGRSDQWPSFIARTFSSRVPFWAAGSRRVPDAEAVEGSTPPTAATRAKREKTAIVAADCSVTSAKGSVRFDCLGGGAGGAASCARVGAAAGDSETDDEEKAIARQV, encoded by the coding sequence aTGCCGTGGCCTCGCCACCACGCGGCGCCGCTGCTCTCCGCGCTccctctgctgctcctcctgctcctgctcgcgCCAGCGGCCGCGCAGCCGAACCCATCACGGGACAAGGATAACGATGGCGGCCGCGGAGGCGGGTACGTGCCGACCCAGCCGCCCGGCTTCAGCACGCCCatggtcgtgctcctcgtgGTGCTCATTGCCGCCTTCTTCTTCGTCGGCTTCTTCTCTGTGTACATGCGCCGGTGCGGCCGGGGCGGCTCCTCGGCCGGCCCCGCCATCCCGGTCGCCGCGCTGCTCGCGCTGtcacggcggcggcagcagcagcagggcgaGCAGCAGCGCGGGCTCGACCCCGCCGTGGTCGCGTCGTTCCCCACCATGAGGTACGCCGAGGCGAGGGAGCTCCGGGTCGGCGGCAAGGACGCCTCCCTCGAGTGCGCGGTCTGCCTCAGCGAGttcgaggacgacgaggagctcCAAATCCTGCCCAGGTGCAGCCACGCCTTCCACCCGGACTGCATCGGGGAGTGGCTCGCCGGCCACGTCACCTGCCCTGTCTGCCGGTGCAGCCTCGACCCCGAGGAGATCGCCGCGGCTGGAGCGAGCAGCTCTGGCGAGGTGGCAggggagcagcagcaggaggaggatcaGGTAGCCATCGTTGTGAGCCGGGATGGcgccgaggaggatgaggagaggaggagggaggcgatGGAACTGGAGCGGATCGGGAGCCAGCGCCGCGCGTTGCGGTCCCGGTCGGGGCGGCCACTCGTCCCGCGGTCGCACTCTACAGGCCACTCCCTCGCCGCGCGGCTGGATGGTGACCTCGAGCGGTTCACGCTGCGTCTGCCGGAGCACGTGCGCAGTAGAATGATCGCCGCCGCGGGCGAGGAGAGCCTGCGCCGCACGGGGGCACGGGATGGCCGCGGTGGCGGCGCCAGGAGCGCGCGGCTCGGGCGGTCGGATCAGTGGCCGTCGTTCATCGCGCGGACGTTCTCCTCGAGGGTGCCGTTCTGGGCGGCCGGTTCGAGGCGGGTGCCAGACGCGGAGGCCGTCGAAGGGTCCACGCCGCCCACGGCGGCCACGAGAGCCAAGCGTGAAAAGACGGCCATCGTCGCGGCGGACTGCTCCGTGACCTCAGCCAAGGGAAGCGTGCGCTTCGACTGCCTCGGCGGCGGGGCAGGCGGTGCGGCCTCGTGCGCGAGAGTTGGCGCCGCGGCCGGCGACAGCGAGACGGACGACGAGGAGAAGGCGATCGCCCGGCAAGTTTGA
- the LOC133930633 gene encoding chaperone protein dnaJ 1, mitochondrial-like isoform X2 → MQMLAKKYHQDTNKGNTAAKRMFQEIRDAYEAIQTLRDPSKREQYDMLFSRGSRGEFDGSSKDSFSGSNNQNRDPFTEFYRQNDGPFSSKFYKIFSEVFQHDVNMHGHDIEAEVNLSFREAANGCMKQVSFSAKNVCNSCDGRGYLANAKRYVCPSCKGLGRVTMYPFTSICNSCRGVGKVIKDYCLTCKGSGVVDGMKYVNVTIPAGIDSGDTIHVLEAGDSGGLGARPGSLYIKLKVASDPVFSRDGADIHVEKRISFTQAMLGGKVEVPTLDGKTEMKIPKGIQPGQVLVLRGKGLQNLAGYFGDQYVRFRIHFPSVVTEQQRALLEEFSVEEQNSYAKGNWWELVGENMTGQNFMIGVGILLLIHLILSKAVS, encoded by the exons atgcaaatg CTTGCAAAAAAGTACCATCAAGACACAAATAAAGGCAATACTGCTGCAAAAAGGATGTTTCAGGAAATAAGAGATGCATACGAGGCAA TCCAGACGTTACGGGATCCTTCAAAGAGAGAGCAATATGACATG CTATTTTCTAGAGGGTCAAGGGGGGAGTTTGATGGGTCCTCAAAGGATTCATTCTCAGGATCCAACAATCAGAACCGTGACCCTTTCACAGAATTCTACAGACAGAATGATGGTCCTTTCTCTagtaaattctataaaatattCTCTGAG GTTTTCCAGCATGACGTAAATATGCATGGACATGATATCGAG GCAGAGGTGAATCTATCTTTTAGAGAAGCTGCTAACGGATGCATGAAGCAAGTGTCCTTTAGTGCAAAAAACGTTTGCAattcatgtg ATGGGAGAGGTTACTTAGCAAATGCAAAGAGATATGTTTGTCCCTCATGTAAAGGTTTAGGAAGA GTCACTATGTACCCATTCACATCCATTTGTAATTCTTGCAGAGGTGTTGGGAAAGTAATTAAG GATTATTGCTTGACATGCAAAGGTTCAGGGGTGGTAGATGGTATGAAATATGTAAATGTGACTATTCCAGCAG GAATTGATTCTGGTGATACAATTCATGTTCTGGAAGCTGGAGATAGTGGTGGACTTGGTGCCCGACCTGGAAGCCTGTACATCAAACTTAAA GTAGCAAGTGATCCGGTGTTTTCTCGAGATGGTGCTGACATCCATGTAGAGAAAAGGATAAGCTTCACACAG GCAATGCTTGgcggaaaagttgaagtacCTACTTTAGATGGGAAAACAGAAATGAAG ATACCCAAAGGAATCCAACCAGGGCAAGTTCTTGTTTTAAGGGGAAAAG GATTGCAAAACCTGGCAGGATACTTTGGGGACCAATATGTCCGATTCCGAATCCATTTTCCCTC GGTGGTTACTGAACAGCAGCGTGCACTGTTGGAAGAATTTTCAGTAGAGGAACAGAACTCTTATGCAAAAGGAAACTG
- the LOC133930633 gene encoding chaperone protein dnaJ 1, mitochondrial-like isoform X1, giving the protein MDRFGWLRLASRSLALRPGEVAAQRSTWIPQNTPCSSTGIYIGDRCYGRFMFTSFVLNRFFHATGHRCSIDKDYYKILGVPKDASQDDIKNTYRSLAKKYHQDTNKGNTAAKRMFQEIRDAYETLRDPSKREQYDMLFSRGSRGEFDGSSKDSFSGSNNQNRDPFTEFYRQNDGPFSSKFYKIFSEVFQHDVNMHGHDIEAEVNLSFREAANGCMKQVSFSAKNVCNSCDGRGYLANAKRYVCPSCKGLGRVTMYPFTSICNSCRGVGKVIKDYCLTCKGSGVVDGMKYVNVTIPAGIDSGDTIHVLEAGDSGGLGARPGSLYIKLKVASDPVFSRDGADIHVEKRISFTQAMLGGKVEVPTLDGKTEMKIPKGIQPGQVLVLRGKGLQNLAGYFGDQYVRFRIHFPSVVTEQQRALLEEFSVEEQNSYAKGNWWELVGENMTGQNFMIGVGILLLIHLILSKAVS; this is encoded by the exons ATGGACCGGTTCGGGTGGCTCCGGCTCGCGTCGAGGTCTCTCGCGCTCCGCCCAGGCGAG GTGGCTGCGCAGAGGAGCACATGGATTCCACAGAATACAC CTTGCAGCTCTACTGGCATTTATATTGGTGATAGGTGCTATGGACGATTCATGTTTACATCATTTGTACTGAACAGGTTCTTTCATGCTACAG GTCACCGTTGTTCGATAGACAAAGACTATTACAAGATTCTTGGTGTTCCTAAGGATGCATCGCAGGATGACATCAAGAATACTTATCGTTCT CTTGCAAAAAAGTACCATCAAGACACAAATAAAGGCAATACTGCTGCAAAAAGGATGTTTCAGGAAATAAGAGATGCATACGAG ACGTTACGGGATCCTTCAAAGAGAGAGCAATATGACATG CTATTTTCTAGAGGGTCAAGGGGGGAGTTTGATGGGTCCTCAAAGGATTCATTCTCAGGATCCAACAATCAGAACCGTGACCCTTTCACAGAATTCTACAGACAGAATGATGGTCCTTTCTCTagtaaattctataaaatattCTCTGAG GTTTTCCAGCATGACGTAAATATGCATGGACATGATATCGAG GCAGAGGTGAATCTATCTTTTAGAGAAGCTGCTAACGGATGCATGAAGCAAGTGTCCTTTAGTGCAAAAAACGTTTGCAattcatgtg ATGGGAGAGGTTACTTAGCAAATGCAAAGAGATATGTTTGTCCCTCATGTAAAGGTTTAGGAAGA GTCACTATGTACCCATTCACATCCATTTGTAATTCTTGCAGAGGTGTTGGGAAAGTAATTAAG GATTATTGCTTGACATGCAAAGGTTCAGGGGTGGTAGATGGTATGAAATATGTAAATGTGACTATTCCAGCAG GAATTGATTCTGGTGATACAATTCATGTTCTGGAAGCTGGAGATAGTGGTGGACTTGGTGCCCGACCTGGAAGCCTGTACATCAAACTTAAA GTAGCAAGTGATCCGGTGTTTTCTCGAGATGGTGCTGACATCCATGTAGAGAAAAGGATAAGCTTCACACAG GCAATGCTTGgcggaaaagttgaagtacCTACTTTAGATGGGAAAACAGAAATGAAG ATACCCAAAGGAATCCAACCAGGGCAAGTTCTTGTTTTAAGGGGAAAAG GATTGCAAAACCTGGCAGGATACTTTGGGGACCAATATGTCCGATTCCGAATCCATTTTCCCTC GGTGGTTACTGAACAGCAGCGTGCACTGTTGGAAGAATTTTCAGTAGAGGAACAGAACTCTTATGCAAAAGGAAACTG